One region of Cinclus cinclus chromosome 1, bCinCin1.1, whole genome shotgun sequence genomic DNA includes:
- the LRATD2 gene encoding protein LRATD2 produces MGNQVEKLTHLNYKEVPTADPTGMDRDEGPRIGVSYIFSNDDDELEQQQDSVHDLGGENPALQPYDPQLHEVECSVYYRDECIYQKSFSEEDAQLEEGDGGGGGHLSTYTPENLLNRCKPGDLVEFVCQAQYPHWVVYVGDFQVVHLHRLEVVNSFLTDASQGRRGRIANQLYRYKPLSPAAVVRNALEQVGCKDRDLSWRNSECFAAWCRYGKREFKIGGELRIGKQPYRLQIRLGDKRSHTLEFQSLEDLIMEKRRNDQIGKAAVIQELSSHLQTAGEEEEEEEDHHHPGAQTAVE; encoded by the coding sequence ATGGGGAATCAGGTGGAGAAGCTGACCCATCTCAACTATAAGGAAGTTCCCACGGCCGACCCGACAGGTATGGACAGAGATGAAGGGCCCAGGATCGGGGTCTCCTACATCTTTTCGAATGACGATGATgaactggagcagcagcaggattcgGTGCATGATCTGGGGGGTGAGaaccctgccctgcagccctaCGATCCCCAGCTGCACGAGGTGGAGTGTTCAGTCTATTACCGGGATGAGTGTATTTACCAGAAGAGCTTCTCAGAGGAGGATGCGCAGCTAGAGGAGGGTGATGGAGGAGGTGGGGGGCATCTGAGCACCTACACCCCGGAGAACCTGCTGAATAGGTGTAAACCAGGTGACCTCGTGGAGTTTGTGTGCCAAGCCCAGTATCCGCACTGGGTGGTCTATGTCGGGGATTTTCAAGTTGTGCACTTGCATCGGCTGGAGGTGGTGAACAGCTTCCTCACCGATGCCAGCCAGGGCAGACGGGGCCGCATCGCCAACCAGCTGTACCGCTACAAACCCCTCAGCCCTGCCGCGGTGGTGCGCAATGCCCTGGAGCAGGTGGGTTGCAAGGATCGGGACTTGAGCTGGAGAAACTCTGAGTGTTTTGCTGCCTGGTGCCGATACGGCAAGCGAGAGTTTAAAATCGGCGGGGAGCTGCGCATAGGCAAGCAGCCCTACCGACTGCAGATCCGACTGGGTGACAAGCGCAGCCACACGCTGGAGTTTCAGAGCCTGGAGGATCTGATCATGGAGAAGAGGAGAAATGACCAGATTGGTAAGGCTGCTGTGATCCAGGAGCTCTCCAGCCACCTGCAAactgcaggagaggaggaagaggaggaagaagaccATCATCATCCAGGTGCTCAGACTGCTGTGGAGTAG